In a single window of the Arthrobacter sp. StoSoilA2 genome:
- a CDS encoding ABC transporter permease, giving the protein MSITMDNIKTKLGPADLKEGMTATKVKRFIGDYGIIILFVVILVFLAAAAPNFLTLNNIVNVVRQSSIIGLIALGMTFIMITAGIDLSVGSVVGLAGMTFALLAPASGGAFWLPLIAGLGVGLLVGFLSAAMVVWGAILPFLATLATMAIARTAALVITDGQVVSGLSGPAEWLGSGFLGPIPVPVIIFLVAAIICEFVLSRTKFGSHVYAVGGNEESAKKVGISTSRVLFTVYLIGGVTAALGGLVLTARLDGAAPVAGTGYELQVIAAVVIGGTSLFGGVGTIRGTVIGVLLLGVVMNGMNLLGVSSYFQQGVQGVILVLAVLLNRWKSD; this is encoded by the coding sequence ATGAGCATCACCATGGACAACATCAAAACCAAGCTGGGGCCAGCCGACCTCAAGGAAGGCATGACCGCCACCAAGGTCAAGCGATTCATTGGCGATTACGGAATCATCATCCTGTTCGTAGTGATCCTCGTCTTCCTCGCCGCGGCGGCACCGAACTTCCTGACCCTCAACAACATCGTGAACGTCGTCAGGCAGTCATCCATCATCGGACTGATCGCGCTGGGAATGACCTTCATCATGATCACGGCAGGTATCGACCTGTCCGTGGGCTCCGTCGTTGGCCTGGCCGGCATGACCTTCGCCCTGCTTGCCCCTGCCAGTGGAGGCGCCTTCTGGCTTCCGCTGATCGCCGGCCTGGGCGTCGGACTCCTGGTGGGCTTCCTCAGCGCAGCCATGGTGGTTTGGGGAGCCATCCTCCCCTTCCTTGCGACGTTGGCCACCATGGCCATAGCCCGTACGGCGGCACTGGTGATCACTGACGGGCAGGTTGTCTCCGGCCTGAGCGGACCGGCCGAGTGGCTGGGATCAGGTTTCCTCGGGCCCATTCCGGTTCCCGTGATCATCTTCCTGGTGGCTGCCATCATCTGCGAATTTGTGCTCAGCCGAACCAAGTTCGGCTCCCACGTCTACGCCGTAGGTGGCAACGAGGAATCGGCCAAGAAGGTTGGCATCTCAACCAGCCGCGTGCTGTTCACCGTTTACCTCATCGGCGGCGTCACTGCTGCCCTTGGCGGACTCGTCCTCACAGCCCGTCTGGACGGGGCCGCACCCGTGGCCGGTACCGGCTACGAACTCCAGGTGATTGCCGCCGTCGTCATTGGCGGAACGAGCCTCTTTGGCGGTGTCGGCACCATCCGCGGAACCGTCATCGGCGTACTCCTGCTGGGCGTGGTCATGAACGGCATGAACCTGCTGGGCGTTTCCTCCTACTTCCAGCAAGGCGTGCAGGGCGTGATCCTGGTACTCGCCGTCCTGCTGAACCGCTGGAAGTCCGACTGA
- a CDS encoding ATP-binding cassette domain-containing protein — translation MTDAPPATAPLVALKDIHKTFGAVSALRGVSIDVMPGETFALLGDNAAGKSTLMKVLTGVYQPDRGVIELDGKKTEFPTPSASRDQGVEMVYQDFALADNLDVRTNIFLGREPQKNILGPLLRIIDRKKMEAETKRVLERLDIPINPRLKVKRLSGGQRQAVAIGRALAFDARLIIMDEPTANLSVAKVDKLIEVTQRLKDLGIAVIIITHRLDEAFAVADRFAVMRQGQVVGRFRVGDVSEAQVAHLISHGTLDDYVDTGSGIPEARRKIGSTSAMETVDALAARGTTTGSDS, via the coding sequence ATGACCGACGCACCACCGGCGACAGCTCCACTGGTCGCCCTTAAGGACATACACAAGACATTCGGGGCGGTGTCCGCATTGCGCGGAGTCAGCATCGATGTCATGCCCGGCGAAACCTTCGCTCTTCTTGGAGACAACGCCGCCGGCAAATCCACGCTCATGAAAGTGCTGACGGGCGTCTACCAGCCCGACCGTGGCGTGATCGAGCTGGACGGAAAGAAAACCGAGTTTCCCACACCATCTGCATCCCGGGACCAAGGTGTCGAGATGGTCTACCAGGACTTCGCCCTGGCCGACAATCTCGATGTCCGGACCAACATCTTCCTGGGCCGCGAGCCCCAGAAGAACATCCTGGGTCCCCTGTTGAGGATCATCGACAGGAAGAAGATGGAGGCGGAAACCAAGCGCGTGCTGGAACGCCTGGACATCCCCATCAACCCGCGCCTCAAGGTCAAGCGACTCTCCGGCGGCCAGCGGCAGGCCGTGGCAATCGGCCGGGCATTGGCCTTCGATGCCCGCTTGATCATCATGGACGAGCCCACCGCAAACCTCTCGGTGGCCAAGGTGGACAAGCTTATTGAAGTAACCCAGCGGCTCAAGGACCTGGGCATCGCGGTCATCATCATTACGCACCGCCTGGACGAAGCGTTCGCTGTCGCGGACCGCTTCGCCGTCATGCGCCAGGGGCAGGTAGTGGGACGTTTCCGCGTGGGAGATGTCTCCGAAGCCCAAGTGGCCCACCTGATTTCGCACGGCACCTTGGACGACTACGTCGACACCGGCAGCGGCATCCCGGAGGCGCGCCGCAAAATCGGAAGCACATCAGCAATGGAAACCGTGGATGCACTGGCCGCGCGCGGTACTACCACCGGGAGCGACTCATGA
- the iolG gene encoding inositol 2-dehydrogenase encodes MTQQIRVGLFGTGRIGQVHAMSLATLEEATLAWVCDPLIEGAKRTAAEYGGRVSDDPEEVFASGEVDAVIVASPTATHVDLIEQSIDAGIPVLCEKPIDLEIARVDALRAKAAAADIPIALGFNKRFDRHFVELRRRVGAGEIGVLEQLIITSRDPGEPPAAYLPQSGGIFRDMTIHDLDMARYFIPDIVEVSATGANVFSDGIRQAGDFDSTAVTLRGSKDELVTIFNSRHSVYGYDQRIEAFGSAGLLQVVNKNDSLVRHWGARTVEGMGPYQSFFLERYAEAYRLEVAEFLRAVRGLPSRSPSFEDGRAALILADAAEKSARTRAAIAVELSA; translated from the coding sequence ATGACGCAACAGATCAGAGTTGGCCTGTTCGGGACCGGCAGGATCGGTCAAGTGCATGCCATGAGCCTGGCAACCCTGGAAGAAGCGACGTTGGCCTGGGTGTGCGACCCCTTAATAGAGGGCGCCAAGCGAACAGCCGCCGAATACGGTGGGCGTGTGAGTGACGACCCGGAAGAGGTTTTTGCCTCCGGGGAGGTCGATGCCGTTATCGTGGCGTCTCCCACGGCCACTCACGTGGACCTCATTGAGCAGTCGATCGACGCCGGGATCCCGGTTCTGTGCGAGAAGCCCATCGACCTGGAAATTGCGCGGGTCGATGCACTCCGGGCCAAGGCGGCCGCTGCGGATATCCCGATCGCCCTGGGCTTCAACAAGCGCTTCGACAGGCACTTCGTGGAACTCAGGCGGCGTGTGGGGGCTGGCGAGATCGGAGTCTTGGAGCAACTGATCATCACCAGCCGCGATCCCGGGGAGCCGCCAGCGGCCTATCTGCCCCAGTCCGGCGGGATCTTCCGGGACATGACTATTCACGATCTGGACATGGCCCGCTACTTCATTCCGGACATCGTGGAGGTGTCGGCCACAGGCGCGAACGTCTTCAGTGACGGCATCCGGCAGGCGGGCGACTTCGATTCGACAGCGGTGACCTTGCGGGGTTCGAAAGATGAGCTTGTGACCATCTTCAACTCGCGGCATTCCGTGTATGGCTATGACCAGCGCATCGAGGCCTTCGGATCCGCGGGCTTGCTTCAGGTGGTCAACAAGAACGACAGCCTGGTCCGGCACTGGGGTGCCAGGACGGTGGAGGGGATGGGGCCGTACCAGAGCTTCTTCCTGGAGCGCTACGCGGAGGCGTACCGGCTTGAGGTGGCAGAGTTCCTGCGCGCTGTCCGCGGGCTTCCCTCGCGGAGTCCGAGCTTCGAGGACGGCCGTGCTGCCCTGATCCTGGCTGACGCGGCGGAGAAGTCCGCCCGGACACGTGCTGCGATAGCCGTGGAGCTGTCAGCGTAG
- a CDS encoding APC family permease gives MSSSTKGKPITPTQTQEHKLSGNMGIGELVMNVLAFSSPLTTVAGTLPVMLLFSGHTAPGIYLLVTLMLLIFSVGFVKMSRSVEAPGGFYSFVTAGLGKPAGLGGALLALVGYVFIGFFAPSLFALTLQSFVVNTLGGPDIPWYWYGLGIIVVTTLLAYNRIDLSAKVLTVVMLLESTVVIIFDVAAFASGDVSQGVGFSMPWITDAGLGLALLFAVGNFFGFEATVIYRDEVKNPDRTIPRATYLAVVGIGLFYAVAAWAYTAFLGADNVQEAAKANTVNLFNDGATVLVGKIFADIGVVLLITSILASMLSIQNIAARYSFSLAADGALPKALGRVHPRHKSPYVSAVGVGLLWAVATVVFTVVGVPPEALYPIASGSGTFSVLLLMFITSFAVLVYFVRRRSFAPESVWKTIVAPIVSVIFLGLITYLAIANYPELIGGSAVMTAIFMTFTFALFFGGIVYAYFLRSKRPDVYARLGRQKID, from the coding sequence ATGTCTAGCTCAACAAAAGGGAAGCCGATAACGCCTACCCAGACCCAGGAACATAAGCTCAGCGGCAACATGGGGATCGGCGAGCTCGTGATGAACGTGCTTGCGTTCTCTTCCCCCCTGACCACCGTTGCGGGCACCTTGCCCGTGATGCTTCTTTTCAGTGGCCACACTGCTCCGGGGATTTATCTCCTGGTCACTCTGATGCTGCTGATTTTCTCGGTGGGGTTCGTCAAGATGAGCCGGAGCGTCGAAGCTCCCGGCGGCTTCTACTCCTTCGTCACGGCAGGGCTGGGCAAGCCGGCCGGCTTGGGCGGGGCGCTCCTGGCCTTGGTTGGGTATGTGTTCATCGGCTTCTTTGCTCCGTCACTGTTCGCCCTCACGCTGCAGAGCTTCGTGGTCAATACCCTGGGCGGTCCGGATATCCCGTGGTACTGGTACGGCCTGGGCATCATTGTCGTCACCACATTGCTGGCGTACAACCGGATCGATCTCTCCGCGAAGGTGCTGACGGTGGTCATGCTGCTCGAGTCGACCGTCGTCATCATCTTCGATGTCGCGGCGTTCGCCTCAGGTGACGTCTCACAAGGCGTCGGTTTTTCGATGCCGTGGATTACCGACGCCGGATTGGGCCTTGCGCTGCTGTTTGCCGTTGGGAACTTCTTCGGTTTCGAAGCAACGGTCATCTACCGCGACGAGGTCAAGAACCCGGACAGGACCATCCCCAGGGCAACCTACCTGGCCGTGGTGGGCATCGGCCTGTTCTACGCGGTGGCTGCGTGGGCTTACACCGCATTCCTGGGAGCGGACAACGTCCAGGAAGCGGCCAAGGCCAACACCGTGAACTTGTTCAACGACGGCGCCACGGTGCTGGTGGGCAAGATCTTCGCTGACATCGGCGTAGTCCTGCTCATCACTTCGATCCTGGCCTCAATGCTCTCGATCCAGAACATCGCGGCCCGTTACAGTTTCTCGCTGGCCGCTGATGGGGCACTCCCCAAGGCTTTGGGTCGGGTGCACCCGCGGCACAAGTCTCCCTACGTTTCAGCAGTAGGCGTTGGCTTGCTCTGGGCCGTAGCCACGGTGGTGTTCACTGTGGTGGGGGTTCCTCCTGAAGCCCTCTACCCGATCGCCAGCGGAAGCGGCACTTTCTCGGTCCTGCTCCTGATGTTCATCACGAGCTTCGCCGTCCTGGTTTACTTTGTCCGCCGCCGCAGTTTCGCTCCTGAATCTGTGTGGAAGACGATTGTGGCGCCCATCGTCAGCGTGATCTTCCTTGGCTTGATTACCTACCTGGCCATCGCGAATTATCCGGAACTGATCGGTGGATCGGCCGTTATGACTGCCATCTTCATGACCTTCACGTTCGCGCTGTTCTTCGGCGGGATTGTTTATGCCTACTTCCTGCGCTCAAAGCGTCCGGATGTTTATGCCAGATTGGGCCGGCAAAAGATCGACTAA